Proteins found in one Zea mays cultivar B73 chromosome 1, Zm-B73-REFERENCE-NAM-5.0, whole genome shotgun sequence genomic segment:
- the LOC100274884 gene encoding uncharacterized protein LOC100274884 has product MDDGRRAPGTGLYSELPGAESLPAMVLAGLQLALSRALVPRPKFFSPARQLGSLQAAAPEILSLPQHVFFPIVPWPRAAGAPCSPRSGSVSGSSRAFRSPCVRSRAPPRPIAALQRLLAMAGLALAPCSAADLSVLVLILDATAPQPRHEPGCVCPLLWLAGGQCPRPAFSLPCLGLAHPCRSAMLCGGAPHRHRFNRSALFPGQRSTLSFYLPAPLFHLQLVEVDLGSVPIAVELPDTFLSARSSSVLTRSRARGFKAMHIRRAALSVDVHSRQTSPSTLFK; this is encoded by the coding sequence ATGGATGATGGTCGTCGCGCCCCTGGCACTGGCCTCTACTCGGAGCTCCCTGGTGCCGAGTCCCTCCCAGCCATGGTGCTCGCCGGCCTACAGCTCGCCCTCAGCCGTGCCCTGGTGCCGCGCCCCAAGTTTTTTTCCCCCGCGCGGCAACTTGGCTCCCTGCAAGCTGCAGCACCCGAgattctctctcttccccaacacgTCTTCTTTCCCATCGTGCCATGGCCGCGCGCTGCCGGAGCTCCCTGCTCGCCGCGCTCTGGTTCGGTTTCTGGCTCGTCGCGCGCGTTCCGTTCTCCCTGTGTGCGCAGCCGCGCTCCACCTCGCCCCATCGCGGCACTCCAGCGCCTGCTCGCCATGGCTGGCCTCGCGCTGGCTCCCTGCTCGGCCGCCGACCTGTCTGTGCTCGTGCTGATCTTGGACGCCACCGCGCCTCAACCTCGCCATGAACCTGGTTGTGTCTGTCCGCTGCTCTGGCTCGCCGGCGGTCAGTGCCCTCGCCCGGCCTTCAGCTTGCCTTGCCTCGGGCTGGCACATCCTTGCCGAAGCGCCATGCTCTGTGGGGGTGCTCCCCATCGGCATCGCTTCAACCGCTCGGCCCTGTTCCCTGGCCAGCGCTCGACTCTGAGCTTCTATCTTCCTGCGCCGTTGTTCCACTTGCAGCTAGTGGAGGTGGACCTCGGCAGCGTACCCATCGCCGTAGAGCTCCCAGACACGTTCCTCTCTGCTCGTTCGTCCTCGGTTCTGACCAGATCTCGCGCACGTGGTTTTAAAGCTATGCACATTCGTCGTGCCGCGTTGTCTGTCGATGTTCACTCCCGACAGACCTCGCCGTCGACCTTATTCAAGTGA